The Solibacillus sp. FSL R7-0668 genome includes the window AAATGCTATCTGCAATGATGTCGCATAGTTTATCAGGATGTCCAGCACATACACTTTCTGCTGTTAAATATCTCTTACTCATTACATCATATCTCCTCATCTTTATTTTCCTCTGCGGGCAGATAGCAATCGCTCCATCACATCGTCCTGTGGGTTTAAACCAGAGTACTCTGTAGCACAGTTCTCCCTAACGATTTGATATATCTCCATCCATAGCCTGTTTGTCTGACTCATAAAGCTCTGGCTCATCGCTACATAAGGACTTTGAATTGCATTGCCGGTAGTTGGATGCTTTGCTAGAAAACCAAACTCGGTTACCGCTTCCTCACACTGTATCCATCTGGCCGCACTCATGGCATACCGTTCTAGAAGCTGTGGAAGTACCAAATGGGCACATTCTCGCTCCTCAAGCCATTTCCATGTAATTTCATAGATTTCACTCGCTACTAGGGTTTTCCCATCCTTTTGCACTGCGGAGAGCATGGCCCTTGGCTTTGGCATTTCCTGTCCCTTCAGGTCAGCAGTATTCTTGAACTCGACAACTTCAAGCTTTCTTTTACCGGGATTTCCCTCTGCAATTTTGTCAGCAAGTGGTTTTTTCTTTTGACCGGAGCCTATACGGGCGCCGCCTCGATTTGTTCCATCTTTGGCCATTCACTCACCTCTTTTCATCGATGGGCCTATTACCCCGTTTGAAACCGCGAATTTTCACGCGTTGCCCCACGCCCGTTACACAAATGAAAAGCTGTGGAGATTTGACTCCCCCTACCGGGTTCCCCAACGGTCTCCATCTCTTGCTGTGATAGCAGAGTGGCAAGGAGTACAAAGAGCCATCAGATTACTTCTATCGTGAGTCCCTCCTCTTGCAAGAGGAAGAATGTGATGGACTTCATTTGCTGGGGTCAGCTTTCCTTGTCGTTTACATTCCTCACAAAGAGGATGAGCTGCAATGTAGCGGTCACGTATCCTTTTCCAAGCACGACCATAACGCTTACGGGTTGCTGGGTCACGGTCGTACTTTTCATACCGTGCGGCTTCCTTTTTAGCATGTTCTTCACAAAAACGTCTGTCAGTCAGCTCTGGACAACCAGGATAAGAGCATGGACGCTTAGGTTTTTTTGGCATACTGCACCTCCTTTTGCCCATAGAAAAAGCCCTCGCAGGAGAGATGCTCCCGTGAAGGCTTCTGTTTTTTCTAATATTCCATACTACCATTATATAACTTTCACTACGGACAAACAGTGTCAACGTATGCCAAACTGTGCCACAGTGTGCCAACTTTTTGCGAGCATTCAGATTACTGCGTACAAAAACCACCAATAGATATTTTCAAAAATATCCAAAGTTATTGACATGTTTATTGTAATTGTTATAATAACAATGTCCAATATCTTTGACATAGGTGATACTGTTGAAAAATAAAATTAAAGCAATACGGAACAAATTGGGGATAACACAAGAGCAACTTGCTAAGAAGTGTGGAGTTGTTAGACAAACAATAAATTGTATAGAGAATGATAAATATGATCCCACACTGGAACTGGCTTTCAAATTATCAAAAACGTTAAAAGTAAAGGTAGATGAATTGTTTATTTATGAATAAATTTCATTCAAATTATATAATAACAATGAAAGATATTGTAAGGGAAGGTAATGATATCTTACATCGACCAACACTGGAAGTGATGGTACCTCCCCCTGAGGAAGATAAGGAAACATTAACTAGTATGATGAATTTCTTAAAAAATAGTCAAGACCCCATTCTATCCAAAAAATATAAATTACGTGGAGGAGTTGGATTATCCGCGAATCAGATTGGCTTGAATAAGCGAATGTTTGTAGCGTATTTCACTGACGAGATGGGGAAAGAACATGAATATACCCTTATTAATCCAAAAATTATTAGCCATTCCGTTTCTATGATTTACTTACCACCAAGTGAAGGGTGCCTATCTGTTGATCGAGATATAAATGGGTTCGTACCAAGATATGAGAGAATTAAAGTGAAAGGGTTTAATTTAGAAGGAGAAGAAATAATATTAAAACTCAATGGCTATTCCTCTATTGTTATTCAACATGAAATAGATCACCTAAATGGAATTATGTTTTATGAGCGTATCAATAAAGAAAATCCTTTCAAACTACCAGAAAACTGTAAAAGTTTATACTGAGATCATGCATTAGGTCGGTATTCAAAGTGGGTAAGCAATGAGTTGTTGTTTTGACAGCTCATTTTAATTTAATAATCATTAAAAAGGAGAAACTAATTATTTAAATCACTGTAATTTTCATACAATGACTAAGGTAATGGTGAAGAGGGCCTTTTAACCCTCTTCCTGCACTATTTTCCGGTTACTCCTTTTTATTTTGGAACCTTTAAATGTTGCAAAGCGGATGAGTGGAGTCTGTGTACGGTTCTCATAGAAACATTAAGGTTGACACAGATTTCTTCCCAGTTAAGAAAGTTAATGTATCGGTAGCGAAGAAGCAGCGTCTCATCCACATTTTCCATCTGGTTAATCGCTTCACGGATATCTGATTTAAGCTTTATT containing:
- the def gene encoding peptide deformylase, giving the protein MNKFHSNYIITMKDIVREGNDILHRPTLEVMVPPPEEDKETLTSMMNFLKNSQDPILSKKYKLRGGVGLSANQIGLNKRMFVAYFTDEMGKEHEYTLINPKIISHSVSMIYLPPSEGCLSVDRDINGFVPRYERIKVKGFNLEGEEIILKLNGYSSIVIQHEIDHLNGIMFYERINKENPFKLPENCKSLY
- a CDS encoding P27 family phage terminase small subunit, which encodes MAKDGTNRGGARIGSGQKKKPLADKIAEGNPGKRKLEVVEFKNTADLKGQEMPKPRAMLSAVQKDGKTLVASEIYEITWKWLEERECAHLVLPQLLERYAMSAARWIQCEEAVTEFGFLAKHPTTGNAIQSPYVAMSQSFMSQTNRLWMEIYQIVRENCATEYSGLNPQDDVMERLLSARRGK
- a CDS encoding helix-turn-helix transcriptional regulator, producing the protein MKNKIKAIRNKLGITQEQLAKKCGVVRQTINCIENDKYDPTLELAFKLSKTLKVKVDELFIYE
- a CDS encoding HNH endonuclease; this translates as MPKKPKRPCSYPGCPELTDRRFCEEHAKKEAARYEKYDRDPATRKRYGRAWKRIRDRYIAAHPLCEECKRQGKLTPANEVHHILPLARGGTHDRSNLMALCTPCHSAITARDGDRWGTR